A region of Cucumis melo cultivar AY chromosome 2, USDA_Cmelo_AY_1.0, whole genome shotgun sequence DNA encodes the following proteins:
- the LOC103502383 gene encoding uncharacterized protein LOC103502383, translating into MGVCSSKDGSEIFYDDVKGLKEKIRLLREEVREVITEMDKETKAHEKDMVVFAFKEASWKTEKKRLREEVKMLRKKVKESFTEIEEGNFGEKIATEWEMEGTPNTIFEQIQQERARRDEAVEKWKQLYHAIKIELDDLIQRTHNGDGLHWGATERTEALKTQLQAKEETIKSLKEQVVSMEQDKYKRNREIDILRQSLRIMTSKKEQQIETSHKCVCK; encoded by the exons ATGGGTGTATGCTCAAGCAAAGATGGGAGTGAGATTTTTTATGATGATGTTAAAGgattgaaagaaaagataagGCTACTTAGAGAGGAAGTGAGGGAAGTAATCACTGAAATGGATAAAGAGACTAAAGCACATGAGAAAGACATGGTGGTTTTTGCATTTAAGGAGGCAAGTTGGAAAACAGAGAAAAAGAGACTCAGAGAGGAGGTGAAGATGTTGAGGAAGAAGGTAAAAGAGAGTTTTACAGAGATTGAAGAAGGAAATTTTGGAGAGAAGATTGCAACAGAATGGGAAATGGAGGGAACTCCAAATACAATCTTTGAGCAGATACAACAGGAAAGAGCACGAAGAGATGAAGCCGTTGAGAAGTGGAAACAACTTTATCACGCTATCAAGATTGAACTTGATGACCTCATTCAGAGGACACATAATG GAGATGGATTACATTGGGGAGCGACTGAGAGGACGGAAGCACTAAAAACACAATTACAAGCAAAGGAGGAGACCATAAAATCCCTCAAAGAACAAGTAGTTTCAATGGAGCAAGACAAATATAAGAGGAACAGAGAAATCGACATACTGAGGCAAAGCTTGAGAATCATGACCAGTAAGAAGGAACAGCAGATAGAAACTTCTCATAAATGCGTCTGTAAGTAA
- the LOC103502382 gene encoding protein LATERAL ORGAN BOUNDARIES, whose protein sequence is MASSSSYNSPCAACKFLRRKCMPGCIFAPYFPPEEPQKFANVHKIFGASNVTKLLNELLPHQREDAVNSLAYEAEARVRDPVYGCVGAISFLQRQVQRLQKELDAANADLIRFACNEIPNAGVSHQVVQPSLGSTRPRAALDQYHTSSTSGYYNHLPAFPMAYPLPWNENASGNNINEGGRDGNI, encoded by the coding sequence ATGGCATCATCAAGTTCCTACAACTCTCCATGTGCAGCTTGCAAGTTCTTGAGAAGAAAATGCATGCCAGGTTGCATTTTTGCTCCTTATTTTCCACCAGAAGAGCCTCAAAAGTTTGCCAATGTGCATAAAATCTTTGGGGCTAGCAATGTAACAAAGCTACTAAATGAGCTTCTACCTCACCAAAGGGAGGATGCAGTGAACTCTCTAGCCTACGAGGCTGAGGCCCGAGTTCGGGACCCAGTTTACGGTTGCGTTGGAGCAATCTCCTTCCTCCAAAGGCAAGTCCAAAGGCTCCAAAAGGAACTCGACGCTGCGAATGCCGACCTAATTCGGTTCGCATGCAACGAGATACCTAATGCAGGAGTGAGCCATCAAGTGGTTCAGCCCAGCCTCGGCAGCACTCGCCCAAGGGCGGCGTTAGATCAATATCACACAAGTTCAACAAGTGGATATTATAATCATCTTCCTGCTTTTCCCATGGCTTATCCATTGCCTTGGAATGAAAACGCTTCTGGAAATAACATCAATGAAGGAGGAAGAGATGGcaatatttga
- the LOC127148142 gene encoding uncharacterized protein LOC127148142 has product MKELSFFLFKNSLAAKMRKGFRTFCNGDGSTSTLNQHKTNQDQFPISPDLHCRQTPPTLEEMILQLELEEETARRAKLYNYDEMRGRMSCVNNSDILRSARNALNQYPRFSLDGKDAMYRSSFRNLDVAERVGRKSVCCEYGLKGRVHDNEFNLTLETALRLPSTIAGENVVWRKPGVVAKLMGLEAIPMPLNARSSKATLDSILKRQSLRKRAKRQEKERRFSVDYPGSDGTITGMLSSCSSNNGCYIVKPIATESAAWRAREFL; this is encoded by the coding sequence ATGAAAGAGTTATCCTTCTTTCTCTTCAAGAATTCTCTGGCTGCAAAGATGAGGAAAGGCTTCAGAACTTTCTGCAATGGCGACGGTTCAACCTCCACTCTCAACCAACACAAAACCAACCAGGATCAGTTCCCCATTTCGCCCGACCTGCACTGCAGACAAACCCCGCCAACCTTGGAGGAGATGATTTTGCAGTTGGAATTAGAGGAGGAGACAGCAAGAAGAGCAAAACTCTACAACTATGATGAGATGCGGGGCAGGATGTCATGTGTAAACAACTCGGATATCCTGCGATCTGCACGAAATGCTTTGAATCAGTATCCTCGGTTTTCTCTTGATGGAAAGGATGCAATGTATCGATCTTCATTTAGGAACTTGGATGTTGCTGAAAGGGTTGGGAGGAAATCAGTTTGCTGTGAGTATGGTCTCAAAGGGAGAGTTCATGATAATGAGTTCAACTTGACATTGGAGACAGCCTTACGGTTGCCATCAACAATAGCTGGGGAGAATGTCGTGTGGCGCAAACCAGGAGTGGTAGCCAAGTTGATGGGTCTTGAGGCAATTCCGATGCCGCTGAATGCTAGAAGTAGCAAAGCAACATTGGACTCCATATTGAAGAGACAGAGTCTAAGGAAGAGAGCTAAGAGgcaagaaaaagagagaagattTTCCGTGGACTATCCTGGTTCTGATGGCACTATAACAGGAATGTTAAGTTCTTGCAGTTCAAACAATGGGTGCTATATCGTGAAGCCAATTGCAACAGAATCAGCAGCATGGAGAGCCAGGGAATTTCTTTAG
- the LOC103502381 gene encoding putative pentatricopeptide repeat-containing protein At1g64310, with protein MSFNLHILTTELSKSFLTLLRTKELHAFITKSHLAFDPFYATRIVRLYSINSKLDYARHLFDKTPNRSVYLWNSIIRAYAKAHKFGDALSLFLTMSATETLPDNFTYSCIIRACSENHHREWLKFVHGRVLVTGFGLDPICCSALVTACSNLDLIEEATKVFGGMPHPDLVMWNSIICGFGSCGYWNQGLLLFSRMRNLGEHPDGYTVVGVASGIAEPSLLSTGKGIHGLCLKYNFDSNEHVASALVSMYSRCNCMDSAYLVFSSLLQPDLVTWSALITGYSRAGDFRKAMLFFQKLNMQGKKMDSILIVSILAATAQSTNIRHGIEIHGYVLRSGIESNEMISSSLIDMYSKCGYLNLGIRVFHVMPQKSISTYNSVIWGLGLHGLASKALEMFEELLTIGLVPNESTFSALLCACCHVGLNSVGKEIFKRMKDEFCIKYRTEHYVYIVKLLGMTGELEVAYNLIMSLPESVDSGIWGALLSCCDACGNVELAEVVAQRLIENDPDKTAYKVMLSNIYAGDGRWDDVKKLRDTMTEKERGKLPGLSWI; from the coding sequence ATGTCGTTTAATCTCCATATCCTCACGACGGAGCTTTCCAAGAGTTTTCTAACTCTTTTACGAACAAAAGAACTGCATGCTTTTATTACCAAATCCCATCTTGCTTTCGACCCATTTTACGCAACTAGAATTGTTAGGCTCTACTCCATCAATAGTAAACTCGATTATGCCCGCCATTTGTTTGACAAAACTCCCAACCGAAGTGTCTACCTCTGGAACTCAATCATTCGAGCTTACGCGAAAGCCCATAAATTCGGGGATGCGTTGTCTCTGTTCCTCACAATGTCTGCAACTGAGACTTTGCCCGATAACTTCACCTATTCATGCATCATAAGGGCATGTTCTGAGAACCACCATAGAGAATGGCTTAAATTTGTTCATGGACGGGTTTTAGTAACTGGGTTCGGATTAGACCCTATTTGTTGCAGCGCTCTAGTGACTGCTTGCTCAAATCTAGACCTTATTGAAGAGGCTACCAAAGTGTTTGGTGGAATGCCGCATCCAGACTTGGTTATGTGGAACTCAATCATTTGTGGATTTGGGTCTTGTGGGTACTGGAATCAGGGGCTCTTGTTATTTTCTAGGATGAGGAATCTGGGAGAACATCCCGATGGATACACGGTAGTTGGCGTGGCATCAGGTATAGCAGAACCCAGCCTACTGAGCACTGGCAAAGGTATTCATGGACTTTGCCTCAAGTATAATTTTGACTCCAATGAGCACGTTGCTAGTGCACTTGTGAGTATGTATTCGAGGTGTAATTGCATGGATTCAGCATATTTAGTATTTAGTAGTTTGTTACAGCCTGACTTAGTTACATGGTCTGCTTTAATAACTGGGTATTCTCGAGCTGGTGATTTTAGGAAAGCAATGTTGTTCTTTCAGAAGCTGAATATGCAGGGTAAGAAGATGGATTCTATTCTGATTGTCAGCATTTTGGCTGCTACTGCTCAATCGACCAACATAAGGCATGGAATTGAGATACATGGTTATGTTCTTCGATCAGGGATAGAATCAAACGAGATGATATCTTCTTCTCTCATAGACATGTATTCCAAGTGTGGTTATTTGAATTTAGGAATTCGTGTTTTTCACGTTATGCCACAAAAAAGTATCTCGACATACAATTCTGTAATATGGGGACTTGGTTTGCATGGACTTGCATCAAAGGCATTGGAAATGTTTGAGGAGTTGTTGACCATTGGTTTAGTGCCTAATGAGTCCACTTTCTCTGCTCTCCTCTGTGCGTGCTGCCATGTTGGTCTTAACTCTGTTGGCAAGGAGATTTTCAAACGGATGAAAGATGAGTTTTGCATCAAATACAGAACAGAGCATTACGTTTACATTGTAAAACTTCTTGGGATGACTGGGGAATTAGAAGTGGCTTACAATCTTATCATGTCCTTACCAGAGTCTGTAGACTCTGGTATTTGGGGAGCTCTACTCTCTTGCTGTGATGCTTGTGGGAACGTTGAACTGGCTGAAGTTGTTGCTCAACGGCTCATAGAAAATGATCCTGACAAAACTGCTTATAAAGTAATGCTCTCTAACATTTATGCTGGAGATGGGAGATGGGATGATGTGAAGAAGTTAAGGGATACAATGACAGAAAAAGAACGAGGAAAATTGCCTGGCCTTAGCTGGATCTGA
- the LOC103502380 gene encoding histone deacetylase 6, whose product MSDDIHGGASLPSGPDGRKRRVTYFYEPTIGDYYYGQGHPMKPHRIRMAHNLIVHYGLHRRMEINRPYPAGTEDIRRFHSDDYVDFLASVSPETLSDHAFSRHLKRFNVGEDCPVFDGLFGFCQASAGGSIGAAVKLNRGDADIAINWAGGLHHAKKSEASGFCYVNDIVLGILELLKYHKRVLYIDIDVHHGDGVEEAFYTTDRVMTVSFHKFGDFFPGTGHIKDVGVGTGKNYALNVPLNDGMDDDSFRGLFRPLIQKVMEVYQPDAVVLQCGADSLSGDRLGCFNLSVKGHADCLRFLRSFNVPLMVLGGGGYTIRNVARCWCYETAVAVGVEPDNKLPYNEYFEYFGPDYALHIEPSNMENLNSPKDMEKIRNTLLEQLSRLPHAPSVPFQMTPSSEVPEEVEENIERRPKRRIWNGEDYDSDSEENRKRPNISEGTGVNNLMRDVVDDMEEDKNMGHRCC is encoded by the exons ATGTCCGATGACATTCACGGCGGCGCTTCACTTCCATCAGGTCCCGATGGTCGGAAACGCCGTGTGACCTACTTCTACGAGCCCACAATTGGCGATTACTATTACGGCCAAGGCCATCCGATGAAACCTCACCGTATCCGCATGGCCCATAATCTCATCGTTCACTACGGTCTTCACCGTCGGATGGAGATCAACCGGCCATACCCTGCTGGTACTGAGGATATTCGGAGGTTTCACTCCGATGACTATGTCGATTTCCTCGCCTCCGTCAGCCCGGAAACGCTGTCGGATCACGCTTTCTCTCGCCATCTCAAGCGCTTTAATGTTGGCGAGGACTGCCCTGTTTTTGATGGCTTATTTGGCTTCTGCCAAGCCTCTGCTGGAGGCTCCATTGGTGCTGCCGTCAAGCTCAATCGCGGCGATGCTGATATTGCTATCAATTGGGCTGGTGGACTTCATCATGCTAAGAAGTCTGAGGCCTCCGGTTTCTGTTACGTCAATGATATTGTATTGGGTATTCTTGAGCTGCTGAAGTATCACAAG CGTGTACTATATATTGACATTGATGTTCATCATGGTGATGGCGTGGAGGAGGCATTTTACACTACTGACAGAGTAATGACGGTTTCTTTTCATAAATTTGGGGATTTCTTTCCAGGGACTGGGCACATTAAGGATGTTGGAGTAGGGACTGGTAAAAACTATGCCCTTAATGTCCCCTTAAATGATGGAATGGACGATGACAGTTTTCGTGGTCTGTTTAGGCCACTTATTCAAAAAGTTATGGAGGTGTATCAGCCAGATGCAGTAGTACTCCAGTGTGGAGCTGATTCATTGTCTGGTGATAGGTTGGGGTGCTTCAACCTATCTGTAAAGGGCCATGCAGATTGTCTTCGTTTCTTGAGATCATTTAATGTTCCTTTAATGGTATTAGGTGGAGGAGGATACACAATCCGCAATGTTGCTCGCTGCTGGTGTTATGAG ACAGCAGTTGCTGTTGGAGTTGAACCAGACAATAAATTGCCTTACAACGAGTATTTTGAGTATTTTGGACCTGATTACGCGCTTCACATAGAACCATCAAACATGGAGAATCTAAATTCACCTAAAGATATGGAAAAGATAAG GAACACCCTGCTGGAGCAACTCTCTAGACTCCCACATGCACCCAGTGTACCTTTCCAGATGACTCCCTCGTCTGAAGTTCCGGAAGAG GTTGAAGAGAACATTGAACGTAGACCCAAACGCCGTATCTGGAATGGTGAGGATTATGATTCTGATTCTGAAGAAAACCGAAAGCGACCAAATATTAGTGAAGGAACTGGTGTAAATAATCTTATGAG GGACGTAGTAGATGACATGGAGGAAGATAAAAACATGGGCCATCGATGTTGTTGA